In Dermacentor variabilis isolate Ectoservices chromosome 7, ASM5094787v1, whole genome shotgun sequence, a genomic segment contains:
- the LOC142588487 gene encoding lactosylceramide 4-alpha-galactosyltransferase-like isoform X2 produces the protein MQDNCRRLPRPCLALPLILGALACYLIVNKQSQIKATWNYREDAWTVSAPRKRSGFSRIFFLETGGHGLITARMACAVESAARLHPSWTVYLLSVAYGEEASKGNATFAGPFARMLRTIPNVVMSAIRPKEVLQGTPLESWYESGILSKSAYPVEHLADALRLAVLYKQGGVYLDIDVIVMRSLDSLSSCVFQAPVNNGDMVANSFLAFHRGDPFLLYLMQLARQVYRPRAWSSIGPLLLRRATLARCGAERVTALLGRQCGGDAGFTVMPHWMFLAVSANDWQVFFTANASRQAWLMSDRSYAMHVYNKFSSKVHAVPGCAYREAAEVFCHGSLQLSLDINGIF, from the exons ATGCAGGACAACTGCCGAAG GCTCCCAAGGCCCTGTCTAGCCCTGCCGCTGATACTGGGGGCCCTCGCTTGCTACCTCATCGTAAACAAACAGAGCCAGATAAAGGCCACGTGGAATTACCGAGAAG ACGCCTGGACTGTCAGCGCGCCACGGAAAAGGTCTGGATTCTCCCGAATCTTCTTTCTCGAGACCGGAGGTCACGGACTGATCACTGCGCGAATGGCCTGCGCGGTCGAGTCGGCGGCGAGGCTGCACCCCAGCTGGACTGTGTACCTCCTCTCCGTGGCCTATGGCGAAGAGGCCTCGAAGGGTAACGCCACTTTCGCGGGTCCTTTCGCTCGGATGCTGCGAACCATTCCGAACGTCGTCATGAGCGCTATCAGG CCAAAGGAAGTTCTGCAGGGGACGCCCCTTGAGTCGTGGTACGAGTCGGGGATCCTGAGCAAGAGCGCCTACCCCGTCGAGCACCTGGCCGATGCTCTCAGGCTGGCGGTGTTGTACAAGCAAGGTGGCGTGTACCTCGACATCGACGTCATCGTGATGCGGTCCCTGGACTCGCTGTCATCTTGCGTCTTCCAGGCGCCCGTG AACAACGGAGACATGGTGGCAAACTCTTTCCTGGCCTTCCACCGAGGCGACCCGTTTCTGCTGTACCTGATGCAACTCGCACGCCAGGTGTACCGGCCGCGCGCGTGGAGCTCCATCGGGCCCTTGCTGCTGCGCCGGGCGACGCTGGCTCGATGCGGGGCCGAGCGAGTGACGGCGCTGCTGGGGCGGCAGTGCGGTGGCGACGCGGGCTTCACC GTGATGCCCCACTGGATGTTCCTAGCAGTATCCGCCAACGACTGGCAAGTGTTCTTCACCGCCAACGCTAGCCGCCAGGCGTGGCTCATGTCTGACAGGAGCTACGCCATGCACGTATACAATAAGTTCAGCTCGAAAGTGCATGCGGTGCCAGGGTGTGCCTACAGAGAGGCGGCAGAGGTATTCTGCCACGGCAGTCTGCAGCTTTCCTTGGACATTAACGGCATCTTCTGA
- the LOC142588487 gene encoding lactosylceramide 4-alpha-galactosyltransferase-like isoform X1 produces the protein MQDNCRRLPRPCLALPLILGALACYLIVNKQSQIKATWNYREGTDAWTVSAPRKRSGFSRIFFLETGGHGLITARMACAVESAARLHPSWTVYLLSVAYGEEASKGNATFAGPFARMLRTIPNVVMSAIRPKEVLQGTPLESWYESGILSKSAYPVEHLADALRLAVLYKQGGVYLDIDVIVMRSLDSLSSCVFQAPVNNGDMVANSFLAFHRGDPFLLYLMQLARQVYRPRAWSSIGPLLLRRATLARCGAERVTALLGRQCGGDAGFTVMPHWMFLAVSANDWQVFFTANASRQAWLMSDRSYAMHVYNKFSSKVHAVPGCAYREAAEVFCHGSLQLSLDINGIF, from the exons ATGCAGGACAACTGCCGAAG GCTCCCAAGGCCCTGTCTAGCCCTGCCGCTGATACTGGGGGCCCTCGCTTGCTACCTCATCGTAAACAAACAGAGCCAGATAAAGGCCACGTGGAATTACCGAGAAGGTACAG ACGCCTGGACTGTCAGCGCGCCACGGAAAAGGTCTGGATTCTCCCGAATCTTCTTTCTCGAGACCGGAGGTCACGGACTGATCACTGCGCGAATGGCCTGCGCGGTCGAGTCGGCGGCGAGGCTGCACCCCAGCTGGACTGTGTACCTCCTCTCCGTGGCCTATGGCGAAGAGGCCTCGAAGGGTAACGCCACTTTCGCGGGTCCTTTCGCTCGGATGCTGCGAACCATTCCGAACGTCGTCATGAGCGCTATCAGG CCAAAGGAAGTTCTGCAGGGGACGCCCCTTGAGTCGTGGTACGAGTCGGGGATCCTGAGCAAGAGCGCCTACCCCGTCGAGCACCTGGCCGATGCTCTCAGGCTGGCGGTGTTGTACAAGCAAGGTGGCGTGTACCTCGACATCGACGTCATCGTGATGCGGTCCCTGGACTCGCTGTCATCTTGCGTCTTCCAGGCGCCCGTG AACAACGGAGACATGGTGGCAAACTCTTTCCTGGCCTTCCACCGAGGCGACCCGTTTCTGCTGTACCTGATGCAACTCGCACGCCAGGTGTACCGGCCGCGCGCGTGGAGCTCCATCGGGCCCTTGCTGCTGCGCCGGGCGACGCTGGCTCGATGCGGGGCCGAGCGAGTGACGGCGCTGCTGGGGCGGCAGTGCGGTGGCGACGCGGGCTTCACC GTGATGCCCCACTGGATGTTCCTAGCAGTATCCGCCAACGACTGGCAAGTGTTCTTCACCGCCAACGCTAGCCGCCAGGCGTGGCTCATGTCTGACAGGAGCTACGCCATGCACGTATACAATAAGTTCAGCTCGAAAGTGCATGCGGTGCCAGGGTGTGCCTACAGAGAGGCGGCAGAGGTATTCTGCCACGGCAGTCTGCAGCTTTCCTTGGACATTAACGGCATCTTCTGA
- the LOC142588487 gene encoding lactosylceramide 4-alpha-galactosyltransferase-like isoform X3 — translation MQDNCRRLPRPCLALPLILGALACYLIVNKQSQIKATWNYREGTDAWTVSAPRKRSGFSRIFFLETGGHGLITARMACAVESAARLHPSWTVYLLSVAYGEEASKGNATFAGPFARMLRTIPNVVMSAIRGTPLESWYESGILSKSAYPVEHLADALRLAVLYKQGGVYLDIDVIVMRSLDSLSSCVFQAPVNNGDMVANSFLAFHRGDPFLLYLMQLARQVYRPRAWSSIGPLLLRRATLARCGAERVTALLGRQCGGDAGFTVMPHWMFLAVSANDWQVFFTANASRQAWLMSDRSYAMHVYNKFSSKVHAVPGCAYREAAEVFCHGSLQLSLDINGIF, via the exons ATGCAGGACAACTGCCGAAG GCTCCCAAGGCCCTGTCTAGCCCTGCCGCTGATACTGGGGGCCCTCGCTTGCTACCTCATCGTAAACAAACAGAGCCAGATAAAGGCCACGTGGAATTACCGAGAAGGTACAG ACGCCTGGACTGTCAGCGCGCCACGGAAAAGGTCTGGATTCTCCCGAATCTTCTTTCTCGAGACCGGAGGTCACGGACTGATCACTGCGCGAATGGCCTGCGCGGTCGAGTCGGCGGCGAGGCTGCACCCCAGCTGGACTGTGTACCTCCTCTCCGTGGCCTATGGCGAAGAGGCCTCGAAGGGTAACGCCACTTTCGCGGGTCCTTTCGCTCGGATGCTGCGAACCATTCCGAACGTCGTCATGAGCGCTATCAGG GGGACGCCCCTTGAGTCGTGGTACGAGTCGGGGATCCTGAGCAAGAGCGCCTACCCCGTCGAGCACCTGGCCGATGCTCTCAGGCTGGCGGTGTTGTACAAGCAAGGTGGCGTGTACCTCGACATCGACGTCATCGTGATGCGGTCCCTGGACTCGCTGTCATCTTGCGTCTTCCAGGCGCCCGTG AACAACGGAGACATGGTGGCAAACTCTTTCCTGGCCTTCCACCGAGGCGACCCGTTTCTGCTGTACCTGATGCAACTCGCACGCCAGGTGTACCGGCCGCGCGCGTGGAGCTCCATCGGGCCCTTGCTGCTGCGCCGGGCGACGCTGGCTCGATGCGGGGCCGAGCGAGTGACGGCGCTGCTGGGGCGGCAGTGCGGTGGCGACGCGGGCTTCACC GTGATGCCCCACTGGATGTTCCTAGCAGTATCCGCCAACGACTGGCAAGTGTTCTTCACCGCCAACGCTAGCCGCCAGGCGTGGCTCATGTCTGACAGGAGCTACGCCATGCACGTATACAATAAGTTCAGCTCGAAAGTGCATGCGGTGCCAGGGTGTGCCTACAGAGAGGCGGCAGAGGTATTCTGCCACGGCAGTCTGCAGCTTTCCTTGGACATTAACGGCATCTTCTGA